Genomic segment of Mycolicibacterium psychrotolerans:
TTCTACAGGTTGATCCTGCCGCGCACCCTCAACGTGTCCGACGCCAGCATCGTGACGGTCTCGTTCGGGACGCGAGAGCACGCCCGGCTGGACTCGGCCATCACGCCGGTCTACGACGCCCGTGGCGGCATTCGGCATTACGAGGCCATCGTCCGCGCGCACTGACCGTCCGCAGAGCGTCCGCAGCAGGATCAGCAACGCTCATCATTAGCCAACACAACCAACGCCCTGACCAGGCACTTCCAACACGTCAAACGTCAGCAAACACGGCAAACGCCCAGCGAACGTGTTCCGGCTTATAGGTCAGCTCATCCGCCCTTCGGGGTCACGCCTTGCGCACGGCCTTGTGCAGCGCCTCGAGCGCATCCTCGACCTGCTCTTCGCAGCGCAGCGCGAGGTCGTGCTCCTGCTGATAGAGCAGCCCGTAGGTGAACGTGTCCTCGCCGGCGGCGTGCGCCAGCTCGGCCTGCCGGCTCAGATGACTCCGGCTCACCACGCTGTCCTGGTGATCGCCCAGCAAGGTCTGGATGGACTTGGCGCGGTCGGCAACCTTGCCCTGCCCGGTCGCCGCCGCGGTGTAGCGCAGCTGCTTGGCGCGCTTGCGGATGCGGTGCAGCGCCTCGTCGACGTGCTCGTCCTGTTCCTCGGCCGCGGCGCGCGCCTTCTTCGCCGCTTTGCGGACCCGCTTGTAGGCGGAGTCGATCGTGACGTCGGCCCGCTCCTCGCCCGGGGCCGGAGGCGGCGGTTCGGCCGTCACCAGCGCTTCAAGCGCGTCGAGGAGGTGGAAGTAACGCGGCGACCGCATCGCCGCCAGCGACCGTTTCCAGCCGGTCTGGTATTTCTTCTGCGCGCCCTCGACCAGGCGCTCCCGCACCGGGCCACGCACATTCGATTCCGGCAGTCCGTCGAGCGCGCTCTGGTACCGCTCGGCCAGCACCTCCGCGTCGCGCGCGACGCCGAGGACACCGGCCAGCTCCCGCAGTTCGGCGAGAACCCAGTGATCGTCGGAGATCCCGAACGCCCCCTCGGAGGACTGCAGCAGGCTGCGGATCTTGCGTGTGGCCACCCGCATCTGGTGCACCGAGTCGTAGACATCCGACCTGACGGCGCGGTCCCACTCGATCAGCGCCGCGACCTGCTCGGCGACCGCCCGATGCACCGGGTCGCTCAGCGCTGCCGGAGAGTCGGAACCGTCGCCGGATCCGAGCACGCGCGCCAACTTCGAGCCGTGCCCGGCCGGGCGGGCACCGGCATCGAGGAGGCGTCGGGTCAGGGGCTTGAACAGATCACGGTCGGCGCCCTCGGTGAGCTCCAGCTCCCACTCGCGCCACTGCTGTTCCTCGCCGTCGACAGCGCTGGCCGTCACCTGGTCGTCGCAGAACTCGGCCACCGCCGAGCCGTCCGGACCGTAGAGCATCTGGACGCTGCGCGCCGTGCTGATCCGCGCCACCGGCGCCAGCCCGCGCTCCCGCACGATCGCGAGCACGACGTCGCGGAGGCTGTCGGGCACCTGCGGGTGAACCGGTGTGCCCTCCTCCAGTGGGGCGCGCACCTCGGTGCGGCTGTCCGGGCCCGCCGGGAGTTTCAGGTGCCAGCCGGCATCCGTGCCGCCGGTGCGGCGCCGCAGCGTGATCCGATGACGGGCCAGGTCGTGCTCGGCTGTGTCGTAGTAGACAGCGTCGAGTGACTGTGACGCCGACCGCTCGACGCGGGACACCGCGGTCAGTCCGTCGAAGGACGGGCTGACTGCCGATTCGACCACGTCGAACTTGCGCTCGGTCTCGGTGTACCTGGACGTTTCGGACGATCGGGCTGACATGGGCACCTTCGTTTCGGGCATCGCGGGGGACCCAAGATTGCCACACGGAAGTGAACCGCAAGCACCTGCGCCGTGATCGAACCGCTACCGACACGACGCCGAACACGGGCGCAGCCGCACGCATTCGTCGGCGACCCTCTTATGATTCTCTTATGAGTCCAGAACTGCGGCTCCACGACTATCTCGACGCCGAAGGCAATATCGAGATCCCGGCCGGAGTCACGCTGACGTCGTTCCTCGATCGACATGCCGAACAGTTGGGCGACGCCCCTGCCTACCGGTATCTCGACTTCGACCATGACCGCACGGTCGAGTTGACGTGGTCGGCGTTCCGCGCCCGTCTACGGGCGGTGGGGACGCGGCTCCAACAGGTCACCCACCCCGGCGACCGGATCGCGATCGTCGCCCCCCAGGGCGTCGACTACGTCGTCGGCTTCTTCGCCGCGATCCAGGCCGGAGCCATCGCGGTGCCCCTGTTCGCCCCGGAACTTCCCGGTCACACCGACCGGCTGCACGCGGTGCTCGGCGACGCCCGGCCCACCGTGGTGCTGACCACCACCGCCGCGGCGGAGCCGGTCCGGGAGTTCCTGCGCACGATCCCTCGTCCGCAGCGGCCCCGGATCATCGCCGTCGACGCCGTCCCCGACGCGATCGGCCGCGACTTCGTGCCCGCGCCGGTGGCAACCGACGACATCGCCTACCTGCAGTACACCTCGGGGTCGACACGGACCCCGGCCGGTGTCGAGATCACCCACCGCGGCGCCTGCACCAACGTCGTGCAGATGATCGAGTCGGTGGGGCTGGACTGGGACACCCGCAGCGTGAGCTGGCTGCCGCTGTTCCACGACATGGGTCTGCTGATGATCATGTTCCCGGCGCTGCTCGGCGTGCACATCACGCTGATGTCGCCCGTGGCGTTCGTGCGCCGGCCCTACCGATGGATCCGCGAACTGGGCGCGTCCGACAGGCCGACGTTCGCGGCCGCGCCGAACTTCGCCTTCGACCTCGCCGCCCAGCGTGGCCTGCCGCCCGCCGGCGACGCGCTGGACCTGAGCAACGTGGCCGGTCTGATCAACGGTTCCGAACCGGTCAGCATGGCCTCGATCGAGACGTTCACCTCAGCGTTCGCGCCGTACGGCCTGAATCCTGCGGCGATCAAGCCGTCCTACGGCATGGCCGAGGCGACGTTGTTTGTCTCCACCACCGAACCCGGCTCGTCGCCGGCCGCTGTGCACATGGATCGCGAGGCGCTGAGCCGCGGACAGGTCGTGCGCGTGGCCCCCGACGACCCGAACGCCGTGGTCGGCGTCTCCTGCGGGCACGTCGCCCGCAGCCAGTGGGCGGTGATCGTCGACACGCAGACCGAATGCGAGGTGCCCGACGGCCGCATCGGCGAGATCTGGCTGCACGGCGACAACATCGGCCGCGGCTACTGGGGCCGCACCGACGAGACCGAGTTGACCTTCCGCAACAAGCTGCAGTCGCGGCTGGTGCAGGCCAGTCACGCCGAGGGCGCCGCCGAAAGTGCCCTGTGGCTGCGCACCGGCGACCTCGGCGTCTACCTCGACGGGCAGCTTTACATCACCGGCCGCGTGAAGGACCTGGTGATCGTCGACGGCCGCAATCACTACCCGCAGGACATCGAGGCCACCGTGTCGGAGGCGTCGGCAGCGGTGCGGTCGGGGTTCGTCGCCGCCTTCTCCGTGCCCGGCGTCGGTCGCGAAGAGGTGGTGATCGTCGCCGAGCGCGCGCCAGGTGCCGGTCGTGCCGAGGCGGCGCCCATCGCCGAGGCCATCCGCGCAGCGGTGTCGCGGCGCCACGCCATTCCGTTAGCGGACGTGAAACTCGTTGCCGCAGGCGCTATTCCGCGGACAACCAGCGGCAAGCTGGCGCGCAGCGCCTGCCGGGCGCGCTATCTTGAGGGCGGCATCTGATCCGGCGGCGTTACAGTCCGGTGTGTGACTGACTACCAGACGATTGCCTTCGAGCGCTCCGGCGCGGTCGCCCGGATCACGCTGAACCGGCCCGACGCCGCGAACGGCATGAACGCCACCATGACGCGGGAACTCGCCGATGTCGCCACGCACTGCGACGACCCGGCGATCAAGGTGGTGGTGCTCACCGGCGCCGGACGGTTCTTCTGCGCCGGAGGCGACCTGAAGGATTTCGCGTCGGCACCGCATCGCGGCCGTCATCTGAAGGGCGTCGCCGACGACCTGCACCGCGCGATCTCGACCTTCGCCCGCATGGACGCCGTCGTCATCACCGCCGTCAACGGGACCGCGGCCGGCGCGGGATTCTCGTTGGCGGTCACCGGCGATCTGATTCTCGCCGCCGAATCCGCGTCGTTCACGATGGCCTACACCCGAGTCGGTCTCAGCCCCGACGGCAGCTCGACCTACTTCCTGCCGCGCCTGATCGGCATGGCCCGCACCAAGGAGCTGATGCTCACCAATCGGACGCTGTCCAGCCGCGAGGCACTCGACTGGGGCCTGGTCACCGAGGTGCTGCCCGACGGCGACGTCGCCGCGCGGGCAGACGAACTCGGGGCCGCCATGTCCGCCACGTCGGGTGGTTC
This window contains:
- a CDS encoding CYTH and CHAD domain-containing protein, whose protein sequence is MSARSSETSRYTETERKFDVVESAVSPSFDGLTAVSRVERSASQSLDAVYYDTAEHDLARHRITLRRRTGGTDAGWHLKLPAGPDSRTEVRAPLEEGTPVHPQVPDSLRDVVLAIVRERGLAPVARISTARSVQMLYGPDGSAVAEFCDDQVTASAVDGEEQQWREWELELTEGADRDLFKPLTRRLLDAGARPAGHGSKLARVLGSGDGSDSPAALSDPVHRAVAEQVAALIEWDRAVRSDVYDSVHQMRVATRKIRSLLQSSEGAFGISDDHWVLAELRELAGVLGVARDAEVLAERYQSALDGLPESNVRGPVRERLVEGAQKKYQTGWKRSLAAMRSPRYFHLLDALEALVTAEPPPPAPGEERADVTIDSAYKRVRKAAKKARAAAEEQDEHVDEALHRIRKRAKQLRYTAAATGQGKVADRAKSIQTLLGDHQDSVVSRSHLSRQAELAHAAGEDTFTYGLLYQQEHDLALRCEEQVEDALEALHKAVRKA
- a CDS encoding fatty acyl-AMP ligase, producing the protein MSPELRLHDYLDAEGNIEIPAGVTLTSFLDRHAEQLGDAPAYRYLDFDHDRTVELTWSAFRARLRAVGTRLQQVTHPGDRIAIVAPQGVDYVVGFFAAIQAGAIAVPLFAPELPGHTDRLHAVLGDARPTVVLTTTAAAEPVREFLRTIPRPQRPRIIAVDAVPDAIGRDFVPAPVATDDIAYLQYTSGSTRTPAGVEITHRGACTNVVQMIESVGLDWDTRSVSWLPLFHDMGLLMIMFPALLGVHITLMSPVAFVRRPYRWIRELGASDRPTFAAAPNFAFDLAAQRGLPPAGDALDLSNVAGLINGSEPVSMASIETFTSAFAPYGLNPAAIKPSYGMAEATLFVSTTEPGSSPAAVHMDREALSRGQVVRVAPDDPNAVVGVSCGHVARSQWAVIVDTQTECEVPDGRIGEIWLHGDNIGRGYWGRTDETELTFRNKLQSRLVQASHAEGAAESALWLRTGDLGVYLDGQLYITGRVKDLVIVDGRNHYPQDIEATVSEASAAVRSGFVAAFSVPGVGREEVVIVAERAPGAGRAEAAPIAEAIRAAVSRRHAIPLADVKLVAAGAIPRTTSGKLARSACRARYLEGGI
- a CDS encoding enoyl-CoA hydratase/isomerase family protein, with protein sequence MTDYQTIAFERSGAVARITLNRPDAANGMNATMTRELADVATHCDDPAIKVVVLTGAGRFFCAGGDLKDFASAPHRGRHLKGVADDLHRAISTFARMDAVVITAVNGTAAGAGFSLAVTGDLILAAESASFTMAYTRVGLSPDGSSTYFLPRLIGMARTKELMLTNRTLSSREALDWGLVTEVLPDGDVAARADELGAAMSATSGGSNGGVKALLLASFANGLEEQMELEGRLIAQRAETTDGREGVDAFLAKRKPGFA